In a single window of the Zea mays cultivar B73 chromosome 5, Zm-B73-REFERENCE-NAM-5.0, whole genome shotgun sequence genome:
- the LOC542016 gene encoding somatic embryogenesis receptor-like kinase 2 precursor yields the protein MAASASAGRWWAVVLAVAVLLGPGRVVANTEGDALYSLRQSLKDANNVLQSWDPTLVNPCTWFHVTCNNDNSVIRVDLGNAQLSGVLVPQLGQLKNLQYLELYSNNISGTIPPELGNLTNLVSLDLYMNNFSGNIPDSLGNLVKLRFLRLNNNSLVGPIPVSLTNISTLQVLDLSNNNLSGQVPSTGSFSLFTPISFANNPNLCGPGTSKPCPGAPPFSPPPPFNPPSPPTQSTGASSTGAIAGGVAAGAALVFAVPAIAFAMWRRRKPEEHFFDVPAEEDPEVHLGQLKKFSLRELQVATDNFSNKNILGRGGFGKVYKGRLADGSLVAVKRLKEERTPGGELQFQTEVEMISMAVHKNLLRLRGFCMTPTERLLVYPYMANGSVASRLRERQPSEPPLSWEPRRRIALGSARGLSYLHDHCDPKIIHRDVKAANILLDEDFEAVVGDFGLAKLMDYKDTHVTTAVRGTIGHIAPEYLSTGKSSEKTDVFGYGIMLLELITGQRAFDLARLANDDDVMLLDWVKGLLKEKKVEMLVDPDLQKAYEEVEVESLIQVALLCTQGSPLDRPKMSEVVRMLEGDGLAERWDEWQKVEVVRQEAESAPLRNDWIVDSTYNLRAVELSGPR from the exons ATGGCGGCGTCGGCGTCGGCTGGGAGGTGGTGGGCGGTGGTCCTTGCGGTCGCGGTGCTGCTCGGGCCGGGACGGGTCGTCGCCAACACCGAGG GTGATGCCCTGTACAGCCTGCGTCAGAGCTTGAAAGATGCTAACAATGTCTTGCAGAGTTGGGATCCCACTCTTGTTAATCCATGTACATGGTTCCATGTTACGTGTAACAACGATAACAGTGTTATCAGAGT TGACCTTGGAAATGCACAATTATCTGGCGTTCTAGTGCCACAACTTGGCCAGCTGAAAAATCTCCAATATTT GGAGCTTTACAGCAACAACATAAGTGGGACAATACCCCCTGAACTGGGGAACCTGACTAACCTGGTCAGTTTGGATCTGTATATGAACAACTTCTCTGGCAATATCCCTGACAGCCTGGGGAATCTAGTGAAGCTGCGTTTCCT ACGTCTTAACAACAATAGCTTGGTTGGTCCGATTCCCGTATCCTTGACCAATATCTCCACTCTCCAAGTACT GGATCTCTCGAACAACAACCTCTCAGGACAAGTCCCATCGACTGGCTCCTTTTCACTCTTCACCCCTATAAG TTTTGCCAACAATCCAAATCTTTGTGGCCCTGGTACTTCGAAGCCCTGCCCTGGGGCTCCTCCCTTTTCCCCACCTCCTCCATTCAATCCTCCATCTCCCCCAACTCAATCTACTG GTGCTTCTAGCACTGGAGCAATAGCTGGAGGTGTTGCTGCTGGTGCAGCATTGGTGTTTGCTGTTCCTGCAATTGCATTTGCAATGTGGCGCCGTCGTAAACCTGAAGAGCATTTCTTCGATGTTCCTG CCGAGGAGGATCCAGAAGTCCATCTTGGTCAGCTCAAAAAGTTTTCATTGCGGGAGCTTCAAGTTGCAACTGATAATTTCAGTAACAAGAACATTTTAGGAAGAGGCGGTTTTGGAAAAGTGTACAAAGGAAGGCTTGCTGATGGCTCATTGGTAGCAGTGAAAAGACTAAAAGAGGAGCGTACACCTGGTGGTGAGCTTCAGTTCCAAACAGAGGTTGAGATGATTAGCATGGCGGTGCACAAGAACCTTCTCCGACTTCGTGGTTTCTGCATGACACCTACTGAAAGGTTGTTAGTCTACCCATACATGGCTAACGGGAGTGTGGCATCACGTTTACGAG AGCGGCAGCCATCTGAGCCACCTCTTAGCTGGGAACCAAGAAGACGGATTGCACTGGGATCTGCAAGAGGACTTTCTTACTTGCATGATCACTGCGATCCCAAAATCATCCATCGGGATGTCAAAGCTGCAAATATTCTTTTGGATGAGGACTTCGAGGCAGTTGTGGGTGATTTCGGGCTTGCCAAGCTTATGGACTACAAGGATACCCATGTCACAACAGCTGTTCGTGGAACAATTGGGCACATTGCTCCCGAGTACCTATCTACCGGCAAGTCTTCTGAGAAGACTGATGTTTTTGGCTATGGGATCATGCTTCTGGAGCTTATTACTGGCCAGAGGGCATTTGATCTAGCTCGTCTTGCAAATGATGACGATGTTATGCTTCTTGACTGG GTGAAAGGACTGTTGAAGGAGAAGAAGGTGGAGATGCTGGTGGACCCAGATCTGCAGAAAGCCTACGAGGAGGTCGAGGTGGAGAGCCTTATTCAGGTGGCACTCCTCTGCACGCAGGGCTCCCCCCTGGACCGTCCAAAGATGTCGGAGGTGGTGAGGATGCTCGAAGGTGACGGGCTGGCAGAGCGTTGGGACGAATGGCAGAAAGTAGAGGTGGTGAGGCAGGAGGCTGAGTCGGCACCGCTCCGCAATGACTGGATCGTCGATTCCACGTACAACCTTCGTGCCGTGGAGCTGTCCGGCCCAAGGTAG